Proteins found in one Silene latifolia isolate original U9 population unplaced genomic scaffold, ASM4854445v1 scaffold_20.1, whole genome shotgun sequence genomic segment:
- the LOC141638289 gene encoding late embryogenesis abundant protein At1g64065-like produces the protein MAKNYPRSYNQDSSSAMMIPIYNPQKQQKSSKCFVYCFTTFVLLFAILLVFSWVVILVKNPTLKIDSIAIKSLKYDNFPTLDLTAIMKISMKNRNFGHLDFDYKTNDIMSMIYGNDSVLGTSELMFKDRRVESRGTKEVQLEMTLSSMKSNFTGLRDDDVMKLNNDLSSGRLELVGYANFKGNVHLFKNKIIRSAIVRMNCTIGIDLIKQSVDRLIC, from the coding sequence ATGGCGAAAAATTACCCTAGATCTTATAACCAAGATTCATCATCAGCCATGATGATTCCCATATACAAtccacaaaaacaacaaaaaagcaGTAAATGTTTTGTTTACTGTTTTACAACTTTTGTGTTATTATTTGCAATTCTATTGGTTTTTTCATGGGTTGTAATCCTAGTTAAAAATCCTACTCTTAAAATCGATTCTATCGCGATCAAGTCTCTTAAGTATGACAATTTTCCTACTTTAGACCTTACTGCCATCATGAAAATCTCGATGAAAAATCGCAATTTTGGGCACTTGGATTTTGATTATAAGACGAATGATATTATGAGTATGATATATGGGAATGATAGTGTACTTGGTACGTCCGAATTGATGTTTAAAGACAGACGGGTCGAGTCGAGGGGTACAAAAGAGGTTCAATTGGAGATGACATTGAGTTCTATGAAGAGTAATTTTACCGGGTTGCGAGACGATGATGTTATGAAACTTAATAATGATTTGAGTTCAGGAAGATTGGAATTAGTAGGTTATGCTAATTTCAAGGGTAACGTTCATTTGTTTAAGAATAAGATTATTCGATCTGCTATTGTTCGTATGAATTGTACTATTGGTATTGATTTGATTAAGCAGTCCGTTGATAGATTGATTTGTTGA